In Myripristis murdjan chromosome 5, fMyrMur1.1, whole genome shotgun sequence, the genomic stretch agttcagtttgggttagggttttttttatttttagtttagtttttgtttttaattttcaattttttagtttagttttagttttagttttagtttagctGTATTTTAATAGCTTTAGCTTTGTTTAGTGTAGTTTGGTTAGGCTGGTCACAGGCTGTTGTCTGGGGGGGGGGcatgggaggaggagaaagtcaGTTGTGAAGGGTGGAGGTTACTGCAGTTCAGTCCCACCACTGTTTATAAtggagcatacacacacacacacacacagatgttatGATGAAGATTCTgagaagcagcaggatgagAGTCAGAATTCCTGGaaaaggggaaagaaagagagaacgaggtgtgtgtgtgtgtgtgtgtgtgtgtgtgtgtgtgtgtgtgtgtgtggtccattCCCAGCCTGGgtcagagcacacacacgcagacacagtGTGTGCAGCAACTGGAGGAAATGTTAACTATTTCCATGTTGTACTGGAAACAAATCAAGTTTTTGACAACGAAACGCTGCAGGGATGAAGCCGCTTCAGCGTCAGAATCACGTTTTAAGGGACGAGAGCGCGTGCCCTGTACCCTAACCCTGTACCCTAACCCTGTACCCTAACCCTGTACCCTAACCCTGTACCCTAACCCTGtacccgaaccctaaccctgaccctgaccctgtaccctaaccctaaccctgtaccAGGGCTCCGTCCCGATCACAGCAACCGGGGTTCCAATCccacctcaggtcctttgctgcaggtcgtcccctctctcccccctgcccctcctgtctctctcccccctgcccctcctgtctctctctcccccctgcccctcctgtctctctcccccctgcccctcctgtctctctctcccccctgcccctcctgtctctctccccctgccctcctgtctctctctcccctgcccttcctgtctctctcttccttgcctttcctgtctctcccctgcccctcctgtctctctctccccctgcccttcctgtctctctctcctctgcccctcctgtctctctctcccctgcccctcctgtctctctctcccccctgcccctcctgtctctctctcccctgcccctcctgtctctctctcccccctgcccctcctgtctctctctcccctgcccttcctgtctctctctcccccctgcccctcctgtctctctctcccttgcccttcctgtctctctctcccctgcccctcctgtctctctctccccctgcccttcctgtctctctctcctctgcccctcctgtttctctctctcccctgcctctcctgtctctctctccccctgcccttcctgtctctctccactgtgactgtcaaaataaagcagaaatgccaaaaaaaaaatctttaaaaaacaataaaataaaaactgtcctcctttttcttcatcttcttctgtTTCAGTTGTACCATCTTTGGCTCAGGATGACTTCCTGTCTGTtgcccctcctcttcctgttcccCTGGGTTTCATCCATCATGGCTGATGAACCAGCTGGCTGCAAAATCCGCATCACCAAGAGAGGACTGGACATGTGTATGAGCCCTAACCCTACCCCtataaccctgtaaccctgtaaccctataaccctaaccctgtaaccctgtaaccctgtaaccctataaccctaaccctgtaaccctgtaaccctgtaaccctacCCCtataaccctgtaaccctgtaaccctataaccctaaccctgtaaccctgtaaccctgtaaccctaaccctgtaaccctataaccctgtaaccctaaccctgtaaccctgtaaccctacCCCtataaccctgtaaccctgtaacccctataaccctgtaaccctgtaaccctgtaaccctgtaaccctaaccctgtaaccctgtaaccctaaccctaaccctataaccctgtaaccctgtaaccctgtaaccctaaccctaaccctataaccctgtaaccctgtaaccctgtaaccctgtaaccctgtaaccctaaccctataaccctgtaaccctgtaaacCTAACCCtataaccctgtaaccctgtaaccctgtaaccctgtaaccctaaccctataaccctgtaaccctgtaaccctgtaaccctgtaaccctaaccctataaccctgtaaccctgtaaccctaaccctgtaaccctgtaaccctgtaaccctgtaaccctgtaaccctatAACCCTGTgaccctgtaaccctaaccctgtaaccctaaccctgtaaccctataaccctgtaaccctgtaaccctgtaaccctaaccctgtaaccctgtaaccctataaccctgtaaccctgtaaccctaaccctgtaaccctgtaaccctaaccctgtaaccctaaccctgtaaccctataaccctgtaaccctgtaaccctataaccctgtaaccctgtaaccctataaccctgtaaccctgtaaccctaaccctgtaaccctatagccctgtaaccctgtaaccctgtaaccctgtaaccctgtaaccctataaccctgtaaccctgtaaccctaaccctgtaaccctataaccctgtgaccctgtgaccctgtaaccctaaccctgactgcagcagcagctgcactgcCCTGGACTGTACATGttcattatacacacacacatacacacatacatgcatgcacacacacacactgacccacacactcatacacttaTACATActtgcatacatacataaataatacatatacatactgtGGATGCATACCTTAAAAAAGAGTGTGTGGATCTGCTTTGGGTTCACCCACTGGTTTTAGTCTCATTTCCAGGAGGCAGAGCAACAAACCTGACGTTTATTCTGTTGGTTCTGTTGGTTCTGTTTGCAGTCATGTTCATTCTGTTGGTTCTGTTGGTTCTGTTTGCAGTCATGTTCATTCTGTTGGTTCTGTTTGCAGTCATGTTCATTCTGTTGGTTCTGTTGGTTCTGTTTGCAGTGCGAGACGAGACTCAGAAGTTTGTTGAGGAGGAGCTGAGTAACATCACAATGCCAGAGATGAAGGGCAGGGAGGGACGGTTCCAGTACACCATCACAGAGTAACACCATGCAATACACAGCATGTATTACCAGACAATGTCATACAGAGCAAAGTGATACAAAGTGATACAAAGTGATATAAACTGATACAATGTAAAAGTGATACAAAGTGATACAAAGTAAAAGTGATACAAAGTAAAAGTGCAGTTGGCTCTGCATCACTAGAGCAAGGATGATGTGAGAGATGAACTGAGGGCTAatgctctgtctcttttcctcgtctccttgtctcctctcctcctcccctctccttgtctcctctcctcctcccctctccttgtctcctctcctcctctcctctccttgtctcctcgtctcctcccctcctcttctcctcccctcctctccttgtctcctctcctcctcccctcctctcctctcctcgtctcctctcctcctctcctcctcccctctcctcgtctcctctcctcgtctcctctcctcctcccctctcctcgtctcctctcctggTCAGTGTGAAGATCATGGAGTTGAACCTGACTCACGCTGAGCTGGGTTTCGAGCCGGGTCTTGGTCTTCTGTTTGATGTTCAGAACTCGTCCATCACGCTGAGCTTCCACAGGCGGATCCTCTACTGGTTCTTGTGAGTCCAGATTGAACTGCAGCAtgctgtgtgatgatgatgatgatgatgatgcagtcCAGATAACAGTGATCTTGTGACAGTTACGACACAGGAGTCATCAACGCCTCAGCGGACGGCGTGAACATCAACACGGCTCTGAATCTGGTGCGAGACGAGGAGGGTCGGCTGAAGATCAGCAACGTGAGCTGCGACGCCCGGATCGCCAAGATGAGGGCCAAGTTCAGCGGCACCCTGGGGTCACGCACTTTCCTTCATTtaccaaataaatgaatgtggtccaaaaagaaaatgatcaaagaaTATAAACTCAAGAAAGATCGAAAGCTTTTTCCATTGTTGACCCCATCAGTAATTAATATTCAGTTTAAATGAAAAACTTCATGTTGCAGATGTTCTCTTGAGCCTGttgtcacttcctgttctgAACGTTCTCAGCTTCTGTTTGGCTGAAGAAGCTCCGCCTTTGTTTCAAATGATGCCGATGACGACGATAACGACAGGTTGTGTTTTGGTTCCAGGAGGGTGTACGACGTCCTGGCGACCTTCCTGACGACGGGCATGCGCTTCCTGCTCAACCAACAGGTTCAGTcaaatcaaccaatcacagagcagcagacacCAGCTGTGTCTCAGTTCAAACTCCACCCCCATTCAGGGGCGTGGCCATGTCTGTCTGAAGTGCATTATGGGTTATGATAACTAACATGATGTTTGCCAtggatatctataataaaggctcgATGTCTCGTGGGCGCTGCCGGCCAATGGAGTCGCACGTCCGCactggcggccatcttgccacagtcagctcgctcaccCATAACATTGTAGTAGTGGTGCATGAACTTTTCAAATAACCAGAACCTGCTCAATTTTCTACCGATTTTcaaacagtttggtttgttataaataTCAGAGGTGTAGTTATAACACTGCACTTATGGATAATTATTTTACACTCCTGGTCAAAAGTTTGGGATCACCTACTTATTTCCCCATTGGACTTCAGATAGGTGCAatgaatatacacacacacaaggtattTATGTCAAATCAATATATGAGCTACTAAAACTCAGCGTACAGAATGGCAACATGAGATACATGTATACCTTTATAATAGGAACATTACtaatatgataaaataatttgaattatTACATGGTTTAATTTAAACAAGTaataattcaaaatattgtattatattagtaatattttataaatgtgacatttatttgcaataaaaaatagGTACAAGATTTCCCTTTACAAATATACATCAAGAAATGCTGCATGTTGAAATCCCCACCCTCTAGAGAGAACTAGACTACTGTGGAGGTATACACATGGAggacagaaataagaaatgaccCAACAAACATAGTGAaatcagtaataataaataatatttattacATGATAAGCATTAACAATAACTAAAGAAGAATACAAAGTAAGGGGAGTGTTGTGTAAATCAGTAAGTGGAAGGGAAAGATCAgtcctgtaaaacaaacaaaccacgGCGAGTAGAGCCTCCGTAGGCTGCACAAAAGTCTGGCATCTTCACTCAGCTGTTTCCTGTAGGAATCATAACGTAATGATGTTTTTAACAAACTTTTTCAACAAGTTGAATCTGGTGGTCTCAGCCTTACACAACTATGCTGCATGATTAAGTCGgtttttttaagagaaaagcTGCGATTTTAACATGTTCAAACATCCAGAATTGTAGCCACATTAATAAcgtttgtaagaaaccaaaccgCTTGGAAAAGATTTCAGCGAGGTTAGAGTGTTTCCGTTTGTGCAGATCGCTCACCTTCCCTCAGGTagagagcttgcctgtggtAAGATGGCCGCCAGGTGATGATGTTAGAGACTCCGCCGaaagacatctagcctttattattgATATCTATGATGTTTGTTGTCTGGAAATGCAAAGAGGGCGGAGCCTGAACTGAGACTCAGctgccacctgtctgtctctctgacctgtctgtctgcagatcTGTCCCTCTCTCAATCACGCTGCTCTGGTTCATATTAACTCCATGTTAGAGACCATCCCTGTGCGAGCCGAGGTCGATCAATACATCGGTATTGATTACTCTCTTCTGAGCGACCCGGTCGTCACGGCGAGGAGCCTCGACATGAACTTCAGGGTGAGGAACACCGACGGCTGTCCGATCAGTTAGAATCAATACATTTTCTGTCCGAGAATGAATCGACCAATCATTTCACTCCTGATGATGACACCAACCAATCAGAGGAGCTAAACTGGTCACATGGTGCAAAACAAGCCTGTGACCAGCCGTACTAACattataataaacaataattacaacattaaaatgagATATGATCACAGACATATTAacatttgtgcgtgtgtgtgtgttgtgtttgtgtgtgtgtgttgtgtgtgtgtttgtgtgtgtgtgtctgtgtgtgttgtgtgtgtgtgtgtgtcagggcatGTTCTTTGAGCTGGCCGATGTGAACAGCTCGCTGGTGAACTACGCCGTGGATCCCGTCATCAGGGAGTTTGACAGGATGGTCTACCTGGCGCTGTCCGAGTTCTTCTTCGACAGCGGGATGTTCTCCTACTTCAAGGCCGGAGTCTTCCAGACGTACATCGCCAACGAGAGGGTGAGACTCACCACTAGCCCCGcccccaaaacataaaaaaccaAGAACCATCACAAAACCACCAGGAGACCACGGAACCAAATAACACAGCAACAGAACACACCAGCAGGACGTGGCCTCCTGAGGAACGTTCTTAACGTTCCTGCAAACTCTCAGTGACTCACAGCTGGAACCACAGGAGCAGAAACAAAAGCATTTTATCAGCACTCCTATGACATAAAACAGTTCCCATACCATGGATTATCCTGAggttctaacacacacacacactcacacacacacacacacacacacacacacacacacacacacacactcacacacacacacacacacactcacacactgcatgaGCATGACATCATTTAGTTAGTCGACATGAAGGTTGTCTGCAGAAATTAAACTCAACAGTTCAGATCACTCAGAAATAAACAGCCAGATtggaaaatcaaaaatatgcCGTCCTTagcttcaggctgcagttttgCCTGTTGTGATGTcataaaacagtgacatcataaAACAGCGACATCATGAAACAGCGACGTCATGCCTGGCCAGAGGagagctcctcctcctgatgtggccaaaatcaaagtgaaaaaccGTGAGAACAAAGTGAGTGTTGATGTTTGTCGCCTCCAGATGCCCAAAGACCTGGAGATGCTGCTGAGAACCACCTACTTTGGCACCATCATGATTCTGGTGAGTAGAACAGCAGCAAAGTCTTAATACTAGGTAATATCaggaaatatatatagatatagtagtccagtaattttaggccaaaattggggtcaacctaggacaaattgcaagagaagcaaactcaactgattttgtatcctcagtttgtcctgagtgaggggaaaaaagtcccaaggaatcccattggtggaaagttttgaaaatcacctatttatgaccacatattaccaaaaaacactgtttttaacacacaggggaaaggggatcaacattttactttcagatatcactataaaaattcacaagttgattacacacacaaagacaagaaaaaaagtcaattaccagttctttgaattattctgttttcacatgcatatcacacattatctgatttgatatgcgctaataaggaatatgaggactaaatgccagaacagacatttaaacaatggattaaaaggttactatatatatagtaaccttttaattcactgttatatagtaaccttttaattcaaggctactatatatatagtaaccttttaattcactgttatatagtaacctttgaattcactgtttaaatgtctcttcctGCATTTATTgcgttgttttttgtgttttttggtaatatgtggtcataaataggtgagtttcaaaactttccaccaatgggattccttgggactttttttctctcactcaggacaaactgaggatacaaaatcagttgagtttgcttctcttgcaatttgtcctgggttttttcataaaatgactggactatagaTAATATAGATGCAGATATATTCACACATATAAAatataacccccccccccccccccccctcccttccctagAATCCGGCGCTGGTCGACGCCCCCTTCTCTCTGCAGCTCTCCGTTACCTCGCCGCCCAAAACCACCATCAAAACATCTGGAGCAACCGTTGCCGTGACAGCCATCGTCATGGTGATGGTGTTGCCACCTGGCAAGCCGCCAGTCCAGCTTAGCAGTATGAccatggtacacacacacacacacacacacacacacacacacacacacacagtttaatgtattaaaaaaaatcacgtaACACTATATAATAAagatgatttatttatatagctttaattaatttgttcatGGATTTATTCAGCCCTTCgtatattatttatatgttcctcccaaaacaagacaaacagaaacaaacaaaaacacaaaacccagaaacaaacagcagaaccCAACAGAACGCGCCTGATGCAGATAAAGGGACAAGGATGTCCAGGTGGGACGGGGGGGAGTGCAGGTGGGACAGGGGGGAAGTGCAGGTGGGACGGGGGGGAGTGCAGGTGGGACAGGGGTGAATTGCAGGTGGGACGGGGGGGAGTGCAGGTGGGACGGGGGGGAGTGCGGGTGGGACGGGGGGGGGGTGCAGGTGGGACGGGGGGGAGTGCGGGTGGGACGGGGGGGGGGTGCAGGTGGGACGGGGGGGGGAGTGCAGGTGGGACGGGGGGGAGTGCAGGTGGGACGGGGTCTCActgtcttcccctctctcctccaggagGCGAAGTTTAACGCTAAGTTTCTATGAAGGGAAAACGTCTGGCTGTTCATGCTGACCTTCGcaggtacacaaacacacacacacacacacacacacacacacacacggatgcacatgcgtgcgcgcacacacacacacacacacacacacacaccatcatcatcgttTTAATTCTGTTCTCTTCTCAGGT encodes the following:
- the pltp gene encoding LOW QUALITY PROTEIN: phospholipid transfer protein (The sequence of the model RefSeq protein was modified relative to this genomic sequence to represent the inferred CDS: inserted 1 base in 1 codon) is translated as MTSCLLPLLFLFPWVSSIMADEPAGCKIRITKRGLDMLRDETQKFVEEELSNITMPEMKGREGRFQYTITDVKIMELNLTHAELGFEPGLGLLFDVQNSSITLSFHRRILYWFFYDTGVINASADGVNINTALNLVRDEEGRLKISNVSCDARIAKMRAKFSGTLGRVYDVLATFLTTGMRFLLNQQICPSLNHAALVHINSMLETIPVRAEVDQYIGIDYSLLSDPVVTARSLDMNFRGMFFELADVNSSLVNYAVDPVIREFDRMVYLALSEFFFDSGMFSYFKAGVFQTYIANERMPKDLEMLLRTTYFGTIMILNPALVDAPFSLQLSVTSPPKTTIKTSGATVAVTAIVMVMVLPPGKPPVQLSSMTMEAKFNAKXSMKGKRLAVHADLRRFKIFSNQSALESLALIPLQGPLKTMLQISVVPLINNWTKKGVQIPLADGMDFIEEVVEYHNGYIVIGANLHFSQGLREIIQRRLQGEASNSTQV